The Ignavibacteria bacterium nucleotide sequence TATCTTAAACTTTTTCAATACCTTTTTCAATGACTTTGCACAGGTCCTGGGGAAGGTCCGACGTCCAACGTCCGACGGGGGGGGGGGGAAAAGGTCCGACGTCCAACGTCCTACGTCCGACGGGGGGGGAAAAGGTCCGACGTCCAACGTCCGACGTCCGACGGGGGGGAAAGAAGGTTGAGGAATTAAGCAGGGGATGAGGGCTCCCCTGCTTAAAATGGGGGATAAAATTATTTTGTTAGAATCATTTTTCTGGTCAGATGAATATTGCTGCCATCAAGGCGGTAGAAATAGATTCCTGAGGGAACATTGGATGCATTGAAAACGGCTTTGTGGTATCCTGCCGGGAGATCCTGGTTCAAGACCGTTGCAACCTCCTGCCCAAGCATGTTGAAAATTTTTATAGAATACATGCCTGCTTCAGGCACTGCAAATTCAATTGCAGTTGAAGGGTTAAACGGGTTCGGATAGTTCTGCCTGAGTATGAAATCCGAAGGCATAGATCCGTTATCACGCATATTGCTCAGAAGTCCCACTTGAACAGTTACGCTTGAGGAGTTATTCAAAGGATTAGAGTCCAGCGGGATACTTTCTGAAAGAGAGGCAGTATTTGTGAAGCTTTCAGGTCCCAGGACACCGCCATCCCAGGGATCGATATTAAACTGCCCTGAACCGGTTACAGATTTTCCAATGAGCTGCCCGGTTACGATTCCTGCCTTAAAATCCACAGCAGCCAAAGGAGCAAGAACGGTGCCTCTAAGATCCATTCCAGAGATACTGAGTGATTGAGCCTGGAAGAAGTTATAGATTACGCTATTTACCGCAGCGCCAATCAGATCCATGCCTCCTTTCAGGCTGAGATTATGCTCGCTGACATTTACAAGGACGGAGGAGCCTTTGGGGACATCAATTACAAAGTTATTTGCCGCTGAAAGGTCACTTCCTGAAACAGTAAATACATTCAGAAGCGGATCTGTTCCCTTAAGTGTAACGCTTCCCCACTCGAAGCGGGTTGAACCGTTCGGGAAAGTGGCTGAAAGTGTATTTGACAGGTTCTTCAGGAAGTTTCCGGCCGCCTGAAAATCAATAGGGTTGTCATGCCTTAATGTTCCGCCGGTAATTGAAACCGCGTACTGGGGCAGGTTTGTTGTTCCGCCATAAACCGCGTTTCCGTTATTTATAGATCCGCTTGTATAGACCAGGCTGCCGCCGACAATCAGAACGTCTCCGCTGTTTGGAGGCAGAAGATCGCCTACCGAGTAATTAGAGAGGGTTGCGTTTCCACCAACAGCAACTTTTCCCTGTGTATCGGCTGAGGGCTGGGTCATGTTTTCAAGGACAAACACATTAAAGCCTTTTGCCGCACCAAGGTTAACAAGATTTGATTCCAGCTCAGTACAATCAGCCTTTACATTTATTGTAAGAATGGCACTTTGCCCCTTTTCGAGGCTTCCGGCATTCCACTTACCCGTATTCTGATCATAAACGCCCTGTGAGGCAGTTGAGCTCACGAAATCCACACCTTCGGGCAGAACGTCGGCGACAACTACTGCCGAAGCGCTAAGCGGACCATTATTTTTTACCGTTATGGTATAGCTGAAAACTTCATCGCACTGAACATTTGTCTTGCTGGCAGTTTTTACAATTTCCAGATCGGTATCAAGCTGCCGGGAAATAAGAGCGCAATCGATAGAATAGTTGTCCGTTGTACCCGCAAAGTTAAAGCATTCTGTCTGTCCATCCGTCCTGAAATCAGAGTCGCTGGCGTCATTTGTTCCCTGATCCATCTTTCCAACAGAATAGTTACCGGGGATAATAACTTTCACGTAGTAATTCCCTTCCGGAACATCTTCAAAGAAATAGTATCCCTGAGAGTCTGTGGTGGTTTCTTTGATAAATTGGCCTGAGCAGTCGTAAAGCCGTACAGTTACATTCCCCACCCCGGTATTGCCGTCATCCTGTATGCCGTTATCATTTAAGTCCACCCACACATAATCGCCTATTGAAGCTTTTAGCGGGGGTTTATCTTCGGGGCACGTAAGAAAGCCGTTATTTTGGGTTCCGTCGTCGAAATTCTCATTGATGGCGGCTGCCACATCATTCAGGTCGGAGTAAGTATAATCCATTCCCGAGATGTCGGCACCTCCCAGGGCAGCATTTGCAATGGCGAAGAATTCAGCAACAGTTTTCCCCTGGAATTTACCCTCTGTAATTATAAGGTCGGTCAGATGAAGCGGTTTTGCAGGAAGAAGCAAGTCATTCGAGATATTGAGCTGCAAAGCCACCAGTTGAACGCCCAGATTACCTGATTCAGTTACAGAGGGATCGACATAGCTATAGTTTAATTTTCCGGGTGTGCCGCCGCGTCTAAGGTACAGAGCTGCTGCAGCTGAAGAAGTAAGTTTAATTGTATGTGTTCCGCCTACGGTAAGACCCTGCGGGAAAGCCAGAGGGAAGATGGAATCGCGTATAGAGCCGGGGTTATTTGAATGAGCATCGCTCCCCCATCCGCCTTTAGTGTAAGTAACAAACCTGCTGAGATCGCATTCATCCTGTGCGTTAGCTTCTTCACAAAAAGAAAGAACAAAGGACAGGATAAAGATAATACATAAGTATAAATTCTTCATTTCTCATGCTCCTATCGTAAGTCGTAATTTTAAGCATCGTATCTTAGTAAAGTCATTACTGCCTGTGCAATCTAAAAATGGAGCTGCCTTTTAGGGCAGCTCTGCAAGCCGTGGAAATTTCTTAAACATCACAAATAAATTACTTACTGAGCATCATCTTCCTTATCAGCATCACATTATTGCCGCTTAATCTGTAGATATACACGCCTGAAGGCATAGCAAATGCGTTAAAGGTAACCTTATGGTATCCTGGTGAAAGTTCACGGTTCAGGAGTGTTGATATTTCCTGGCCAAGCATATTGAATACCTTAAGAGAATACTTTCCTGCTTCAGGAAGCGAGAATCCTATAGTAGTTGAAGGATTAAACGGGTTCGGGTAGTTCTGTTCAAGGGTGAAATTTTCCGGCAAAGAGACTTCATCCACCCTGCTGGCATCGCCTGTATAAACAGTTACGCTTGCAGAGTTATTGCCGGGATTAATATCAGCCGGTTCGCAGATTGAGAGTGATGCAGTACTGGTATAGGTTTGGTCTTCAGAAGTATTGCCGGGTTCCGCAATATCTGCATCCCACAGAACATTATTAAACTGTCCTGATCCTGAAATTGATTTTACAATCAGCTGTCCGTTTACAATTCCGGACTGAAATTCCGCTGCGGCAAAAGGAGCGAGTATGGAGCCTTTTATGTCCACGCCCTGAATTTTTAGTGTTTGTGCCTGTAGGAAGTTATAAATGACCTTGTTTTGAGGAGCTCCAACCAGGCTCATGCCGCCGCTCCAGGTTAAATTAAGCCCGTTAACGTTAATCAATACAGAAGATCCATCGGGAACATTAATAATAAAGTACATGGCACCTGAAAACTCGCTTCCGGCGACATTAAATACATTCAGTGCGGGATCAGACCCCTTAAGTGTCAGTCCGCCCCACTGTGGCTGTGCAGTTCCGTTTGCAATTTTTCCATTCAAAGCTATTGAAAAGTTCCGGAGGTATGCTTTTGCGGCAACGAAATCTATCGGGCGGCCTTGTTTTAATGTTCCTCCTGTAATAGAGACCGCAGGCTGAGGAAGATTAGTAGTTCCGCCACAGACCACATTACCGTTTTTTACGGTTCCGCTTGTAAAGGTGAGGTTACCGCCTACAATAAGGACGTCACTGTTTTCAGCAGTGATATTTTCGCCTACTGAATAGCCTGTCAGGCTGGCATCTCCGCCGACTGCGACCTTACCCTGGGCAATAGAGTACGGGTGGTTCATATTCTCCAGGACAAAAACATTAAATCCTTCGGCAGCGCCTAGATCCGGGGAGTTTCCGTTCAGGTTAGTGCAATCTGATTTTAAATTTATAGTAAGCGCGGCACTCTGTCCTGCGTCAAGGCTGCCTATGGCCCACTCTCCAGTTGCCGGATTGTAGGTGCCAAAAGTGGCACTTGAATTAACGTAGACCGTCCCCTGAGGAAGGATATCGGAAACGACGACGGAATTAGCTTTCAGGGAGCCCGCGTTTTTTGCACTTACAGTAAATGTAAAAGAATCCCCGCATTGAATGTGAGTTTTGTCGGCAGTATTGGACACCTGTATATCTGCGCCATCAGCTTTTACCAGAGCGGCATCAATAGAATTGTTATCTGCCGAGGCCTCAAATGTAAAGCAGTCGGTCTGCCCGTCTGACTTAATGTCTGAATCGGCAGCGTCATCCTGTCCCTGATTCAGCTTACCGGCAATATATCCGTCAGGAAGAATAATCTTCACGAAGTAGTTTCCTTTAGTAACATCCGTAAAGAGGTAGCGGCCTTCGGAGTCTGTTTTGGACTCACGAATCAGCATACCGGTGCAATCGTGCAGTTCCACCTTAATATCGGAGAAGCCAGTTTCCCCTGAGTCCTGAATTCCGTTATCATTGTCATCCTTCCAGACTTTGTCCCCGAGGGAAGCTTTCAGTGCCGGGGCATTATCCGGGCAGGCAAGGAAGCCGTTATTAACCTTGCCGTTATTGAAATTGGCATTTATACTGGCGGCGGCATCGCTCAGGTCGGAGTAAGAAAAGCCTGAGCCAGAGATAGCGGATCCCCCAAGGGCTGAATTAGCGAGAGTGAAAAATTCAGCAACCGATTTTCCCTGGAATATACCCTGAGTAATGACGAGCTCAATGAGTTTGAAAGGTTTTTTTACAGGTGAAAGGCCGTCGGCAGAGATATTAAGCTGCAGAGCAACCAGATTGACGCCGAGCAAGCCCGATTCGGTTGCAGCGGGGTCGGTATAATTTTTAGTCAGTTTACCCGGAGCGTCGTCCCTGCGCAGGAAAGCTGCCACAGACTTAGAAGAAGTAAGTTTAATTGTAAATGTACCACCGACAGTAAGACCCTGCGGGAAAGCCTGGAGGAAGTAAATATCGCGGACAGTTCCGGCGTTATTTCCATCTGCATCAGCCGACCATTCCGTTTTAGAGAAAGTAACAAAGCCGCTAAGATCGCAATTATCCTGTGCTTTTACATTGCAAGAAAAAAGGAAGAGGAGGATAAAGCCCAGGCAAAAGTAATTTTTTTTCATTTCCGGCGCCCTCATATTCAGTAAGATTCGTCTTGGGAATCTCATTTCTTTTTCAGTGGTAAAAATCAAAACAAAGGGCTGCCTTATTCAGGCAGCCCTTTAGGATCAGTGAAGAATCTGCCAAGCTAAGCAGATTTCCGGAGGATGCGGAAATTACTTATTCAGCATCATCTTCTTCGTCATAACAACGTTGTTACCAGTTAATCTGTAGATATAGACACCAGAGGTTAACCTGCTGGCGTCGAATGTTACACTGTGATATCCAGCATTAAGTTCACCATTGATTAAAGTAGAAACTTCCTGACCTAGCATGTTGTATACCTTCATAACATACTGACCGGCAGCCGGGATATCAAAATTGATAGTGGTTGACGGGTTGAAGGGGTTCGGGAAGTTCTGGCGTAATGCAAATTCAGTCGGAACACCAGTTCTGGAATTAACACCGCCAACTGAAGTAATAAGAGGAACAGGTTTAAGTGCAGTTTCTCTGTTCAGGTCGAAACATGTTCCCTCGAGAGCCAAGCCTACGTTAACGCCGCTGTCGCTGCTTTCTTCTGATTTGCCTAATACATAGCCTTCAGGAATAATAATCTTCAGGTAATAGCTGTCTGCAAGAATGTCGCTGAAAGTATAGAAGCCCTCAGCATCTGTCTTAACAGACTTAATGGCAGTGCTCTCTCCGCATTTATGGAGTTCAACTGTTACGTCAGCCATGCCAGGTTCATCGTTATCCTTCTTGCCATTATTGTTTTTATCATTCCACACATAATTACCGAATGTGCAGGAAGCAGTATACATACCGGCATCCAGGGTCATATTATTCTGTCCCGGTCCTAAAGTAAAGTTAGCAGTAATCCATTTTTCGGGGCAGGGATCTGAATCGAGAGCGTCGTTTGCATCTGCATTCTGAGCCGTGAACTGATACTGAGCAGGCAGAATGAACTTCACATAGTAAGTAGTATTAGCCGGAACATTTGTGAAGAGGTACATTCCGTTCTCGTCAGTTACTTCTGTAGCAACCAAAGCACCGCCATCGCACTTATGGAGTTCGACAGTTATGCCGCAGATACCCTTTTCGCCGCAATCCTGAACGCCGTTCTTATTAGCGTCGTTCCATACAAAGTTACCAACCATACCAGCCTCAGGATCCTTCGGAATGAGGCCTGCATCGATGCAGGTAATGTTGTCGTTTGCATCAAGATTCAAGCATCTGGTAGTGCCGGTTTTCGGCCAGAAATCTGAATTCTCATCATAAGGAACACCTGCTCTACGGTACTGAGTAAGAAGGAAGCATGAAGGAGGAACTATCTTCAGGTAATAATGACCTGGTTCAATAGTTTCA carries:
- a CDS encoding choice-of-anchor A family protein; the protein is MKNLYLCIIFILSFVLSFCEEANAQDECDLSRFVTYTKGGWGSDAHSNNPGSIRDSIFPLAFPQGLTVGGTHTIKLTSSAAAALYLRRGGTPGKLNYSYVDPSVTESGNLGVQLVALQLNISNDLLLPAKPLHLTDLIITEGKFQGKTVAEFFAIANAALGGADISGMDYTYSDLNDVAAAINENFDDGTQNNGFLTCPEDKPPLKASIGDYVWVDLNDNGIQDDGNTGVGNVTVRLYDCSGQFIKETTTDSQGYYFFEDVPEGNYYVKVIIPGNYSVGKMDQGTNDASDSDFRTDGQTECFNFAGTTDNYSIDCALISRQLDTDLEIVKTASKTNVQCDEVFSYTITVKNNGPLSASAVVVADVLPEGVDFVSSTASQGVYDQNTGKWNAGSLEKGQSAILTINVKADCTELESNLVNLGAAKGFNVFVLENMTQPSADTQGKVAVGGNATLSNYSVGDLLPPNSGDVLIVGGSLVYTSGSINNGNAVYGGTTNLPQYAVSITGGTLRHDNPIDFQAAGNFLKNLSNTLSATFPNGSTRFEWGSVTLKGTDPLLNVFTVSGSDLSAANNFVIDVPKGSSVLVNVSEHNLSLKGGMDLIGAAVNSVIYNFFQAQSLSISGMDLRGTVLAPLAAVDFKAGIVTGQLIGKSVTGSGQFNIDPWDGGVLGPESFTNTASLSESIPLDSNPLNNSSSVTVQVGLLSNMRDNGSMPSDFILRQNYPNPFNPSTAIEFAVPEAGMYSIKIFNMLGQEVATVLNQDLPAGYHKAVFNASNVPSGIYFYRLDGSNIHLTRKMILTK
- a CDS encoding choice-of-anchor A family protein, with translation MKKNYFCLGFILLFLFSCNVKAQDNCDLSGFVTFSKTEWSADADGNNAGTVRDIYFLQAFPQGLTVGGTFTIKLTSSKSVAAFLRRDDAPGKLTKNYTDPAATESGLLGVNLVALQLNISADGLSPVKKPFKLIELVITQGIFQGKSVAEFFTLANSALGGSAISGSGFSYSDLSDAAASINANFNNGKVNNGFLACPDNAPALKASLGDKVWKDDNDNGIQDSGETGFSDIKVELHDCTGMLIRESKTDSEGRYLFTDVTKGNYFVKIILPDGYIAGKLNQGQDDAADSDIKSDGQTDCFTFEASADNNSIDAALVKADGADIQVSNTADKTHIQCGDSFTFTVSAKNAGSLKANSVVVSDILPQGTVYVNSSATFGTYNPATGEWAIGSLDAGQSAALTINLKSDCTNLNGNSPDLGAAEGFNVFVLENMNHPYSIAQGKVAVGGDASLTGYSVGENITAENSDVLIVGGNLTFTSGTVKNGNVVCGGTTNLPQPAVSITGGTLKQGRPIDFVAAKAYLRNFSIALNGKIANGTAQPQWGGLTLKGSDPALNVFNVAGSEFSGAMYFIINVPDGSSVLINVNGLNLTWSGGMSLVGAPQNKVIYNFLQAQTLKIQGVDIKGSILAPFAAAEFQSGIVNGQLIVKSISGSGQFNNVLWDADIAEPGNTSEDQTYTSTASLSICEPADINPGNNSASVTVYTGDASRVDEVSLPENFTLEQNYPNPFNPSTTIGFSLPEAGKYSLKVFNMLGQEISTLLNRELSPGYHKVTFNAFAMPSGVYIYRLSGNNVMLIRKMMLSK